GTATATGTAGTCGAGTTCTTAAACATACCGCAACTCCTGATATAGTTGTGGATTGGTCAAGTATTCCAAATAGCCAATATTATTGTGAGGGTAAAGAGCAGTGCCTACTGCGCGCGGTATTTCCTGCACCAGGTCGAGGTATTACTCTTTATGAAGAAATTCATCCTAAATCGAAAGAAAACAATCCGCACATCCATCGCAATTTCTTAAACAATCTAAAATCGGTATTGCCTCCAGAAAGCAAGCCCTGCCTTATTACTGATGCCGGATTTAAAAACCCGTGGTTTAAATCGGTATTAGCTATGGGGTGGGATTATGTAGGACGTGTACGAGGAATCACTCAGTATGATGCAGGAGGTGGATTTTATGCGATTAAAACGGTGTTCTCCCAGGCCACGAATAAAGCACGTTACTTAGGATTTTGGGCTATCGCGAAAACCAATGTCCTCCTTCATCATGTGGTCCTTTACAAAGGAACGCCTAAAGGGCGTTATCAAATGACCAAAACGAAAAAACCTGCCCAAGGCAAGGACTCTAGGAAATACAGTGCCTCATGGAGAGAACCTTGGTTCCTTGTGACGTCTTTAGAGGAAGTTAAAGAACACCCTAATCTCGCTCGCATTAAATACACACGAAGAATGACCATTGAAGAAAGCTTTAGAGATACTAAGTCGACTCGATTTGGCTTTAGCTTCGATAACAACATCACCTTCAAACCAGAACGATATACAGTTTGGTTACTACTCGCGGCCATTGCTAGCCTCATTGCCTGGATTACGGGGGCTTCAGCGGAGAAATTAAAATTACATTATGATTTTCAAGCAAACTCTTATAAACATCGGAGGGTCTTGTCTTTCTTTTATCTAGGATGCCAGCTGATTAGGAAAAAAATAAACGTTGAGACTCATTGGGAGATAATTTTAGAGGAGCATAATACATGCTCCTCTTAATTAAAACGAGTCGATCCCTCAGGCTCTTAGCCCAACATGGAAATCGCATCTGACTCAATGTTGGGCCAGAAATCCAACCTACAGGAAATCAGGCTACGCGTTAATCAATTTGCAGAATGATCCTTAATAAAGAACGCAAGAATAGTAACTAATAAAAGAGAAATCGGTAATATTGATAAGGCAACTTGATAATCCACAACAGTGTAAATATGCTCGCCCCCCACGATACCACTATCACCAAAGGTATCTAATAGCTTACCAACTAAGGGTTGGAAAACAACTCCTCCTAAAGTCACAATCATATTTGTTGCAGCAAACACCGTACCTGATAATTGAGCACCACTGCATTCTTTAGCCATAATAAATACAATGATTTCTGTAGCAGAAAATACACCATAGAAGAACAATAAAATATTAAGTGATGTATAGGATAACCCAGGCATGTACAATACTAAGCTAATACAAATTAGAGAAAGAATAGCCCCTACTACCAAAGGTAATAGTCTTCTTCCCGTACGGTCAGAAAGATATCCCGCGATCGGAGCACCAACAGCCCAACCTAAGAATACAGCAGATACGGTTCTAGCAGCCTCGACCTTAGTTAAGTGATGTGCCTGTTCTAAATAGGTCTTACCCCACAACTCCCCAAAAACCGATAAGGAAGTATAAAGACAAGCCCCTACAAAACCGATTAACCACACCTCAGGAGCCATTAGTACTTTAAGAACATTATGGAAAAACTCAGGTAAGGGATGTTTATTGGATTGATGCCCCGTAGGTCCATCACGTACCACCAACAACATCAAAACACTCAAGCCAGAACCAATGATGGCAATGAACAACAGCACTTGTTCCCAACCAACACGTTGAGACCATTCAGTGATTTTTACTTCACCATAAACCAGCCCTAACATACCTAAAGTAGTCATTAATCCGGCAACAAGCGAAAAATAGCGTCTAGGTAGCCAATGCAACGCCAAGGATAAAACCCCAACGAAAGCAAAGGACGAGCCAAACCCAACTAAAAAGCGGCCGGCTCCGACTAAAAACATGGATGATGTTAAAGTGAACATCCATGAGCCTACAGTACAACAAATACATGCAAAAGTAAGTAATCGTCTAGGTCCATATCTATCCATAAGCATACCTACCGGCATTTGCATAGGTGAATATGCAAAATAGTAGAGTGCCGATATTTGGCCAAATGTAGTTGCAGAAATATGCCCCAGAGCAATACTGAGTTCAGCCTGCAACACACCTGGTATAATACGCAGGATAAACTCATAACAATAGAACACTGCCCCAACAAAGCAGATTAACGAACCTAATATCAATTGTTTTTTAGCATTCATATTTATTTATCTACTACAGCGTAAGTTTCTCGTAAGAAGAACGTTAATAAGGCCGCAATAAAGATACCTAAAGGTATAACTGATAGTGCGAACTGATAATCAGCCACAGTGTACAACTTATGGACGTTTTCTACAATAGCTCCAGTAGCTTCGGTTCGTGCTGAAAAACTAAAATCTAATAAATGTCCAACCAATGGTTGCAACAACATAGCGCCTAACATAACGATCATATTAGTAATAGCCATCGCAGTACCTGCAGCTTCGCCAGGACTTAATTCACGTCCTACGGCAAATACAATTGCTTGCGCACTATACAATAGACCTAATAAAAACATTAAGATTTGTACATTGGTTTCAGTTAAACCAGGAACATACAAAATAATTAACATCATGATCATGGCACCAGTGGCGCCAATGAGCATGGGGAACTTTCTACGCTCAAAGCGATCTGAAATATAACCCATCAATGGAGCACCGATGGTGAAACCCAAGAACAGCAATGAGTTAGCAAGGCCTGCTGCATGAGGAGATAAACCGTGAGCATGTTTTAAATAAGGAATACCCCATAACTCAGCAAAAACAGTAGTTGGCAAATAAACTAAACAGCCATACATGCCATTAACCCAAATTTGCTTGTTACGTGCAATAATTGCTAAATCAACGAAACCTTTTTTGAAGGAAGAAACAGTACCACTTTGTCTATGACGTCCTTTCTTATCTTGAATACCTGCCCATAAGATAAACGTTAAAACAATACCGAAAGCAGCAGTCGCATTAAGCGTTCTAACCCAACCTAACTTTTCTACAAAAATTTCTAAAAAGTTATCACCGAGCATGGCACCTATAGTACCTAATGCTGCGG
Above is a genomic segment from Legionella lytica containing:
- a CDS encoding MFS transporter, producing the protein MNAKKQLILGSLICFVGAVFYCYEFILRIIPGVLQAELSIALGHISATTFGQISALYYFAYSPMQMPVGMLMDRYGPRRLLTFACICCTVGSWMFTLTSSMFLVGAGRFLVGFGSSFAFVGVLSLALHWLPRRYFSLVAGLMTTLGMLGLVYGEVKITEWSQRVGWEQVLLFIAIIGSGLSVLMLLVVRDGPTGHQSNKHPLPEFFHNVLKVLMAPEVWLIGFVGACLYTSLSVFGELWGKTYLEQAHHLTKVEAARTVSAVFLGWAVGAPIAGYLSDRTGRRLLPLVVGAILSLICISLVLYMPGLSYTSLNILLFFYGVFSATEIIVFIMAKECSGAQLSGTVFAATNMIVTLGGVVFQPLVGKLLDTFGDSGIVGGEHIYTVVDYQVALSILPISLLLVTILAFFIKDHSAN
- a CDS encoding MFS transporter — translated: MLSENRKNYTLMGWFICALGAVFYSYEYLLRIAPSAMESALRTHFDLSATGFGHISSIYYYAYVPMQLPVGLLLDRYGPRRLLTLACVICVLGTFLFTGTANFWVAASGRFLVGLGSAFAFVGVLKLATIWLPENRLAMVSGMTAALGTIGAMLGDNFLEIFVEKLGWVRTLNATAAFGIVLTFILWAGIQDKKGRHRQSGTVSSFKKGFVDLAIIARNKQIWVNGMYGCLVYLPTTVFAELWGIPYLKHAHGLSPHAAGLANSLLFLGFTIGAPLMGYISDRFERRKFPMLIGATGAMIMMLIILYVPGLTETNVQILMFLLGLLYSAQAIVFAVGRELSPGEAAGTAMAITNMIVMLGAMLLQPLVGHLLDFSFSARTEATGAIVENVHKLYTVADYQFALSVIPLGIFIAALLTFFLRETYAVVDK
- a CDS encoding IS4 family transposase, producing the protein MQVSTILHELFSSSIHKTRLKSLITIVNGLIRSKKLQLSQLGRCLNGQAKERSGIRLIDRFLSNQFYQRESLIIYRSICSRVLKHTATPDIVVDWSSIPNSQYYCEGKEQCLLRAVFPAPGRGITLYEEIHPKSKENNPHIHRNFLNNLKSVLPPESKPCLITDAGFKNPWFKSVLAMGWDYVGRVRGITQYDAGGGFYAIKTVFSQATNKARYLGFWAIAKTNVLLHHVVLYKGTPKGRYQMTKTKKPAQGKDSRKYSASWREPWFLVTSLEEVKEHPNLARIKYTRRMTIEESFRDTKSTRFGFSFDNNITFKPERYTVWLLLAAIASLIAWITGASAEKLKLHYDFQANSYKHRRVLSFFYLGCQLIRKKINVETHWEIILEEHNTCSS